TGACATTATTCCGCCAATCAGTGCGCAGACGCCAAAAATAACCATCGGTAAAGGTGTCCAAATTTCCGACTGTAAGCGTAACGAGAAGCCGGCGTGAGAATCGAGGAGGAATCGTCGAGCAATGTCGTTGCAGTTGAATCACTTACCAAGTGGTTGATGTACGGCGCTATGACTCCCCCTATCCGGGCAAAGGTCGAACAAGCTCCAAGACCGACGTTTCTAATCACAGTGGGAAACTGTTCGGCAGTAAATACGTAAACGGCACCGTAAGAGGATGTGATTGCCAATTTTCCCAGCATCGCGAAAAGCGTGACCATCCACGGCATATCTGCACGGTGAAATTACAAGGAAGGATATGAAATCGGATCTCGGACGAGGATCGCAATTGTCAAGCCTGGTATAACGCTACTCACTCGCTGGAACAATTAATGTCAGGAGCAACGACGTCCCGGCGAGTAACATACAACCGCATAAAATAATCTTTCTTCCCCATCTGTTTAACGTGAAAAGTAGGAATGTGTAAGCTGGTACTTCAACGAGGCCaccaattaaaaaattcacgtaaTCGTTACCTCCGAGATTGGAAGTGTTCCAAGACAGTCCGTAATACGTACCACTGTTTACAAACCTGTGGAAGCGGAAAGGGGGAACAAATTGATTACCAATACATTCGATTTCGATAAAACGTCGTGACGTTGTTCTAGCGCGTTCAATCGGAAATACGGATAAAGTTCTGACCAGTTGAAGAAAAGCAACAGGCTTTTGTTCCGCAAATTCGGATATCTGAAGAGGTCGAGCAACGTCGGCTCGTTCATATCTGGCTTGCTGTCGCTGTCGCTCGTCAGCAAATTATCCAAAGTATCTTTTGGTAGGTCTACACCGTTCTCCGCGGATGCCTTCTGGAGTAAGTCCTTCGCCTCCTCCACGCGTCCTTTGGTCAGCAGCCATCGGGCGGATTCGGGAATAAACCTATCGGCAGTAAGAAAATTATGTGCAAGATGGGTTTCGTTGTAATAGCGGTTAAGATGTCGTTAGagttgtaagaaaatttgGTCCAGGTGACCGTCTGTCGCGATTATACCGGTCAATACGGTACATTTGGGTTATTGCAAGATCGAATCTGTTTCTTTGGCTTGtagcatctttttttcttttttttttgtgacaaTTAAAGCGTCAACATCAATTCATTGTTGTATAAAGTATTAGTAAGTACCGGTAACAGATgctagatttttcaattacagtgAGAAAACCGATTTTCACTTCGTACCAACAAGtatatgtaaaaaatgagaccAGTTAATCTCCTTAGGGTAACCACAACTGGAAATTTCTCTTCGTGCAAAAACGCGCTTACCACCAATAGACGAGGAATGCCAGACTTGGGATGGTGATGGCGATCTGCAGATATCTCCAATCGGTAATGTGGTAGGCAAAACCGGCAACGAGGATGTACCCAGTGGTGAAAAAGAGTTGGCAACCAACGCCGGCTACCAATCGTTTCTTTGGTCCGACCATTTCGAGCGCTGAAACACGAACAATGTTTTATAAATCAGAAGTGGATCGTGCCGTGCAGGTTTCGAAACTATTCTCTATTCACCGtgaaggagaaagagaaagagaaagagggagaggcGAAAGGCATGAACTCGTCCTTACCGATAACATAAGCCACCAGAAACACCCCGCTGGTTGTCGAACCCAGAATCAATCTGAAGATTACATACGAAATGTACTCGGGGCACAGGGCGACAATTATGCCACCGACTAATTGTATCACCAGAGACAAGAAGAATATTGGTCTTCGACCGTAGCTGTCGGAGAGTGCACCGAATATCATTGAACCCACCATAACTCCCACCATGAATAACGAGTCACCCGTTGCTCTAAGCCATGCCTTTTTGCAGACCAGGTTCCACTGAAACAGGAAAGTCGGCAAAGGAACGTGTTAATTGACGGTACGATGGAACGAGGAAAGTCAAAGTTCCTCCTTCACTGTTTGTTGCTGAAATTCTCAATCGTTCTTCGAAGCTTGTCGGTATGCTGTTATGAATTATGTAAACGAGTCTGCGGATATATGCTTTAAGTAGCAACTCTCACCTGAGTCGTGGTCGTGAGTGCGTACACTGTTTTATTGTAAACAAAGGAGTCGCACTCGACAACTGAGGCATTGAAGGTAACATTCGCACCGGACTGATAGTAATCTTCTGAAAAATCTATGTCGTATCTTTCGCACTGTGAAAAGGTCTTGGTTTTGTTGTCCCACGGGTAGGTCATATTCATAATATTGTCGGGTAAGTCTAGGGTCGCGTTTTCCGGATATTCGTTAGGTCTCAGACACCGGAAGTCAGTCTTCGCGCCAAGAAAAACACCGCTCATTTTATGAAAGGCGCAGGATATCGCTGGCAGGCACAAAAGCAGGTATATCCTCTTTTGGTATCGTCCAAATTCACCCATGTGCAAAATCACGTCGTCGTAGgccatatttttcttcttcgctttTCCCTCCTCCGATATtccgttttgaaaatttccctCCGGCGTGGCTGATATTGTACCGTTTTGCGGAATTAATTTCTCTTTGCAGAACGGTTCCTTAGAGTCCGAATTTGCGATGGGCGAGTCGACGATTATTATCAACGGCACTTGTTCACCACTTTCATCAAACTTTTCAACCTCTTCCGATCGCTTCACGCGTTCGTTTGCTCTCAAAGCTTTCTCAGTCTTCGCTACGACATCATTAGTTATACACACTTCGCTAGTGTTATCAATTTCCTTGAAATCGGACCGCACAGAGAGTCGAGGATTCCCTTCCGCTTCTTCGGAAACGTTCGAATCCTGGAACAGAAAATCTTCGTCTTACTAACTAAGAATTGCAATACGGTAAACAGAAAGAACAATATCATCAGGATGTGTTTTATCTCATCATTGAAATGTTAATCGAAATTTGGAATTGCCTTATAATTAAAACTCTTTGTGGCGGGTCTGACGTGATTCATAAGAAGaacataaaaagaaaaaacactcGGATGAAGAGGGAAGATTTGGTAATGACATTCGTGTTTGATTACAAGTTCAAAGTCTGATTTGTGATATAGCTGGTGTATGAAAAACGTTGTATGTTCTGCTTTTAAACTCGTCGTAAATCATGACGTCATGCGTCACAACCTCGTGAAAAGCACACTCGACACTggtaataaaataacaatccTGGCTATTTATACATAGTATATAATTCGCAAGATTATTTGACTGGAAATTTAATAATCGAGAGGTTATAAAAGTCGGAACGTATCACTTTCGAGtgatataatacatatatacatatatatatatatagggaCGTCTAACGGGTTTtctgattattatttaattaaaatacatgaaaaacattttctcactcagatttcaatattttattcaatatttacacATTTCCCATTACATTGGGTCCCTATTAAATATCAACTAAAGAGTTCCAGGAGTATCTTATTTAAGACACAAACTGATCCGCTGGCAGCTGTAAggacgaaataaaattttactaacAATTATCCATCATAAATTCGatcaaaaaggaaaaaaagattaaaaatcaaatgtgCCCGATTAAGTAAGAGATCATTATTCATCCATTCATTAAGTAATATAATACGCACTCTACGTGTGTTGTACTATGAGTAAAGCCGAAGATTTAGCCGAATGGATTAGTCCAGAGTTGAAgtggtgataaattttttttagagcGTCAGGCCTGCGGACCTGCGCAACGAGATAACAAATCACTCTTAATTGATGTCACGTGCCCGCGGCGATAGCAACGTGCAGTAACGACTTGTAACCGGAAACGAAGACTTCCGTTCATTGATAGAATTTTCGTTAAACTCGAGATACGATAGTACGATTCTAATTATCTTCTTCGATGTATCGcctaaaattttattttgcacgATCAGAGTTTAGGGGTTAAAATTGCgttgattttttccttttccttgcCTTTCAAACGTACGTACGTCATAAATTGTCTGGTCGATGATTCGACGACGATGTTACGGAATCAAAAGAGACAGCTGTAAATTGGGGTCGAGCTATTGAAACCTAGGATTGTAATGTCTCGTGCAGATTCGTTTAGTCCTTTATACTACTGAACTTCAACCTCAACCAGCGATGCGACACGATACGTATAATCGAGTTTGTCGACCacgtgaatataaaattatgtttttgtaCATTACAGCATATAATGGTATTGTGAGCTTTCGTAGACGTTGGCTGGTCGGTAAACTTTGTCGATAATGGAGTGATACTTGCGCTATAcgtaatattaaatatatcgACGACTCAGAAACGTTTCAATTCTGCACCACGTGTGGACGTGTGTGTATTGTGCGATATAGCCACTTGTTAATAGATTTATTCGTGTCAATTGTCCAGACAGCCGTGCACGCAGAACTCGAGTCACAGAGTGTAGGTTCAATTCCATTCATCGTTCGATGTTCAACAGTATAGGTACACACATCCATGCGTACCATGCATGTATACTGCATAGATTTTACGACACCggcgtataggtataatacgtgTACCTATAACGCGCATGCTTGATCACTGCGATGTGtacatttgaatttaaaataccGACGTGAAAGTTGAACGGCGTATGCACGTAAAACTTATTCGATCTTTTAATAGTTTATAAATTTAACGGTCATTCGTGAAGATGAGAAAACCTTTGAATATTATcttttatacaaatataacgTATATACTGTATGTATATGTTGTGTATCTAATGTGTCAAACtgtgaatcaatttttcacatttttcgccaatacgtatatattaggACAGTTCTTATGTCAAATCGAccttaaataattcaaaaacaaccgcctaattttttcagattctttatttcaacTCTAACTCCTTCCGCCAACAGGGTGGGCTTATCTACATTCTCAGTATACATTTTATCGTAGgagtaataatgttcaaaaaaattcggaacCGGAAAGTTTTAGTAGGCGTTAGTGCTACTGTCTGAGAAAAAATGCACATCATCGTACGAGGGAATCTGGACGAATTGCACTTCGTctaagcaaaaataaaagtcaGATTTCGAGGGTGTGCAATTCGTCGGAACTGCCTGGTaagatgatgtgaattttttctcagatagtagcactaatgcCGACTAAGATCTCGTAGttagggatttttttttaacacaattattcctacaataaaatataataccgAGATCTTGTCCGaaatacgtgtattttaaatgcgGAAACCCACCCCGTTggtaaaattctgtaaaaatgaggcaattgtttttgaattatttgaagttgatttggggGGAGAGGGGGATTCGTCGACACCCTAAacaaggaccaccctagtatatgtttctcttttatatttcaataaagtTTGCGTTTCGT
The Neodiprion fabricii isolate iyNeoFabr1 chromosome 1, iyNeoFabr1.1, whole genome shotgun sequence DNA segment above includes these coding regions:
- the LOC124188184 gene encoding organic cation transporter protein-like isoform X1 codes for the protein MDGVNDSNVSEEAEGNPRLSVRSDFKEIDNTSEVCITNDVVAKTEKALRANERVKRSEEVEKFDESGEQVPLIIIVDSPIANSDSKEPFCKEKLIPQNGTISATPEGNFQNGISEEGKAKKKNMAYDDVILHMGEFGRYQKRIYLLLCLPAISCAFHKMSGVFLGAKTDFRCLRPNEYPENATLDLPDNIMNMTYPWDNKTKTFSQCERYDIDFSEDYYQSGANVTFNASVVECDSFVYNKTVYALTTTTQWNLVCKKAWLRATGDSLFMVGVMVGSMIFGALSDSYGRRPIFFLSLVIQLVGGIIVALCPEYISYVIFRLILGSTTSGVFLVAYVIALEMVGPKKRLVAGVGCQLFFTTGYILVAGFAYHITDWRYLQIAITIPSLAFLVYWWFIPESARWLLTKGRVEEAKDLLQKASAENGVDLPKDTLDNLLTSDSDSKPDMNEPTLLDLFRYPNLRNKSLLLFFNWFVNSGTYYGLSWNTSNLGGNDYVNFLIGGLVEVPAYTFLLFTLNRWGRKIILCGCMLLAGTSLLLTLIVPANMPWMVTLFAMLGKLAITSSYGAVYVFTAEQFPTVIRNVGLGACSTFARIGGVIAPYINHLSEIWTPLPMVIFGVCALIGGIMSLLLPETLNKKLPESIQDGEQFGKRIRGDDEEDVKQMTDIEIMKPLKTQGNGVYNEKQNG
- the LOC124188184 gene encoding organic cation transporter protein-like isoform X2; this translates as MAYDDVILHMGEFGRYQKRIYLLLCLPAISCAFHKMSGVFLGAKTDFRCLRPNEYPENATLDLPDNIMNMTYPWDNKTKTFSQCERYDIDFSEDYYQSGANVTFNASVVECDSFVYNKTVYALTTTTQWNLVCKKAWLRATGDSLFMVGVMVGSMIFGALSDSYGRRPIFFLSLVIQLVGGIIVALCPEYISYVIFRLILGSTTSGVFLVAYVIALEMVGPKKRLVAGVGCQLFFTTGYILVAGFAYHITDWRYLQIAITIPSLAFLVYWWFIPESARWLLTKGRVEEAKDLLQKASAENGVDLPKDTLDNLLTSDSDSKPDMNEPTLLDLFRYPNLRNKSLLLFFNWFVNSGTYYGLSWNTSNLGGNDYVNFLIGGLVEVPAYTFLLFTLNRWGRKIILCGCMLLAGTSLLLTLIVPANMPWMVTLFAMLGKLAITSSYGAVYVFTAEQFPTVIRNVGLGACSTFARIGGVIAPYINHLSEIWTPLPMVIFGVCALIGGIMSLLLPETLNKKLPESIQDGEQFGKRIRGDDEEDVKQMTDIEIMKPLKTQGNGVYNEKQNG